In Sphingobacteriaceae bacterium, the following proteins share a genomic window:
- a CDS encoding 2-polyprenyl-6-methoxyphenol hydroxylase yields MLLENKKIAIVGGGPGGLTLARLLQLKNISVKVYERDLNKDSRVQGSPLDLHEESGLAALQKADLMKAFKENYMVGADRMQIMNEQAEVFFSDHDEKPEENFGYEHFRPEIDRGVLRKIVLESLNEGIIVWGSHFISMETQGDGWLLHFKDRASEYADIVIGSDGANSKIRPYLTDIKAFYSGITMLEGTIYNAPETAPGMHALLRGGKIMAFGNGKNLLLGQKANNEIGFYASFKSGEDWSLNSGLNFSDKKQLLGWFRKTYPEWSSTWHELFESASTPFVARPIDCMPLDQSWNAKHNLTLIGDAAHVMPPFAGEGVNMAMLDALELSDCLTSTRYRNLQEAISFYEENMFKRASVIAQESLENGVRMHSEIALETMLHFFGATGESNS; encoded by the coding sequence ATGTTATTAGAAAATAAAAAAATAGCCATTGTGGGCGGTGGTCCTGGTGGTTTAACCTTAGCAAGACTTTTACAGCTTAAAAATATCAGTGTAAAGGTGTACGAGAGAGATTTGAACAAAGACTCAAGGGTGCAAGGTTCTCCACTTGATTTGCACGAGGAATCGGGTTTGGCAGCTCTTCAAAAAGCGGATCTTATGAAAGCCTTCAAAGAAAATTATATGGTGGGGGCAGATCGCATGCAAATTATGAATGAACAGGCGGAAGTGTTTTTTAGTGATCACGACGAAAAACCTGAAGAAAACTTTGGCTATGAACATTTTCGTCCGGAGATAGACCGAGGTGTTTTAAGAAAAATAGTATTAGAATCGTTGAATGAAGGCATTATTGTGTGGGGTAGTCATTTTATTTCGATGGAAACTCAGGGAGATGGTTGGCTCCTTCATTTTAAAGATCGTGCGTCTGAATATGCTGACATCGTGATTGGTTCGGATGGTGCCAATTCAAAGATCCGACCTTATCTGACAGATATAAAGGCATTTTACTCTGGTATTACTATGCTGGAGGGTACTATCTATAATGCTCCCGAAACAGCTCCGGGAATGCATGCTTTGCTTCGTGGAGGAAAGATCATGGCTTTTGGAAACGGGAAAAATCTTCTCCTGGGTCAGAAAGCAAATAATGAAATAGGCTTCTACGCCAGCTTTAAATCCGGGGAAGACTGGTCCTTAAACAGTGGTCTGAATTTCTCTGATAAAAAACAACTACTAGGGTGGTTCCGAAAAACTTACCCAGAATGGAGCAGCACCTGGCATGAGTTATTTGAGAGTGCTTCAACACCCTTTGTTGCAAGACCTATTGATTGCATGCCTCTGGATCAAAGTTGGAACGCAAAACATAATTTAACTTTGATTGGTGACGCTGCGCACGTAATGCCTCCTTTTGCTGGTGAAGGGGTGAACATGGCCATGCTTGACGCCCTCGAGTTAAGTGACTGTCTGACTTCAACTAGGTACAGGAATCTGCAGGAAGCTATTAGTTTTTACGAAGAAAACATGTTTAAAAGAGCATCTGTAATTGCGCAAGAGTCCCTTGAGAATGGTGTGCGTATGCATAGCGAAATCGCGTTAGAAACCATGTTACATTTTTTTGGCGCAACAGGAGAGTCTAATTCCTAG